Proteins encoded by one window of Zerene cesonia ecotype Mississippi chromosome 8, Zerene_cesonia_1.1, whole genome shotgun sequence:
- the LOC119828647 gene encoding 39S ribosomal protein L9, mitochondrial isoform X1, with protein MWGLRSLLNKTCVVEQTNAVLSQQTRNTFILKRKWPVPLHKKSGKVPKMKNRHFIYELIEDTNISKKPDLQIILTKFVDGAGNVGDVLKLRPNVAYNEFLLPGLAVYATPENLQKFKADENKSKDTLEFSSPYVQRTMSVLSRLVLQITMSKTTPWKLEPWHVKTSFRKAGFIVPEHTIKMPPIEINGPDLSLQEKEFFVTIKINNKEEVNVRCRIHHWATGLERLPWEEFHWKKPLEALIPEQAAILEKMPLPE; from the exons ATGTGGGGTCTACgttctttgttaaataaaacttgtgTTGTAGAGCAAACAAATGCCGTGTTAAGTCAACAAACTAGA aatacctttatattgaaaagaaaatggcCTGTTCCCCTACACAAGAAAAGCGGGAAAGTTCCAAAAATGAAGAATCGACATTTCATTTACGAATTAATTGAAGACacgaatatttcaaaaaagcCAGACCTGCAGATAATTTTAACCAAATTCGTTGACG GTGCTGGCAATGTTGGTGATGTTCTAAAACTGCGTCCAAATGTTGCCTACAATGAATTTCTGCTACCAGGCCTGGCAGTTTATGCTACACCTGAAAACTTACAAAAGTTCAAAgctgatgaaaataaatcaaaagatACATTAGAATTTAGTTCCCCATATGTCCAGAGG ACTATGAGTGTTCTCTCTCGTTTAGTATTACAAATTACTATGAGCAAAACCACACCATGGAAACTTGAGCCTTGGCATGTTAAAACATCTTTTCGAAAAGCTGGATTTATTGTACCAGAGCATACTATTAAAATGCCACCCATAGAAATTAATGGACCAGACTTGTCTTTACAGGAAAAAGAATTTTTTGTAACTATTAAA ataaataacaaagaagAAGTAAATGTTAGATGTCGCATACACCACTGGGCAACTGGCTTAGAAAGATTGCCATGGGAAGAGTTTCATTGGAAAAAGCCTTTAGAAGCTCTAATTCCAGAGCAAGCAgcaatattagaaaaaatgcCTTTACCAGAATGA
- the LOC119828647 gene encoding 39S ribosomal protein L9, mitochondrial isoform X2 yields the protein MKNRHFIYELIEDTNISKKPDLQIILTKFVDGAGNVGDVLKLRPNVAYNEFLLPGLAVYATPENLQKFKADENKSKDTLEFSSPYVQRTMSVLSRLVLQITMSKTTPWKLEPWHVKTSFRKAGFIVPEHTIKMPPIEINGPDLSLQEKEFFVTIKINNKEEVNVRCRIHHWATGLERLPWEEFHWKKPLEALIPEQAAILEKMPLPE from the exons ATGAAGAATCGACATTTCATTTACGAATTAATTGAAGACacgaatatttcaaaaaagcCAGACCTGCAGATAATTTTAACCAAATTCGTTGACG GTGCTGGCAATGTTGGTGATGTTCTAAAACTGCGTCCAAATGTTGCCTACAATGAATTTCTGCTACCAGGCCTGGCAGTTTATGCTACACCTGAAAACTTACAAAAGTTCAAAgctgatgaaaataaatcaaaagatACATTAGAATTTAGTTCCCCATATGTCCAGAGG ACTATGAGTGTTCTCTCTCGTTTAGTATTACAAATTACTATGAGCAAAACCACACCATGGAAACTTGAGCCTTGGCATGTTAAAACATCTTTTCGAAAAGCTGGATTTATTGTACCAGAGCATACTATTAAAATGCCACCCATAGAAATTAATGGACCAGACTTGTCTTTACAGGAAAAAGAATTTTTTGTAACTATTAAA ataaataacaaagaagAAGTAAATGTTAGATGTCGCATACACCACTGGGCAACTGGCTTAGAAAGATTGCCATGGGAAGAGTTTCATTGGAAAAAGCCTTTAGAAGCTCTAATTCCAGAGCAAGCAgcaatattagaaaaaatgcCTTTACCAGAATGA
- the LOC119828720 gene encoding GATA zinc finger domain-containing protein 14-like, which translates to MNIFWVGSTGSDPLLVSHPCDIRTPNPYRNVVSTYRNIDETAILKEISKSYILIPKKHSVSESNNTYSIPATSSVTNLSNDTDWKSKYDILNELKQNDKDEYIKKHRDAPQTLSLSERLYDKYDFPEKDNNSNKQVNINEPHSEQINALNNEDQPRKTNEYQPQQINKYTCNETFDAKNHSLEDEKGHVASKDTDLHKKIGNDTTQDTGKLMSELDVVVNNENSLLKLDNQFFDTDHDKTNELENNDINDELNQSNQDIQFKKKENDILDNFAESVNQKSKDLETKISYDNKDEYTDLNDQSRKDICQPISTPDKKQHEINILTLQNSDSNDNKKDKFESTERIEENVENVIKTQDIKKDDNNLEIVETSKGFEESILIGSSEQFQTNVETTDLLKDTNENDTSQIKEYEDEQKNMFYSDNPNENYAYNEELGGNATENENYENNEQYSYYEAVKDQANYGTEINEHLESTERYDPNYEQQYENQYDGNPTQYQNENYEQVYYNVEEQNQDYQQEQYQNYDPQNYEQPYHQSDNPVAQPQYDNVYDNHTVEQENPNIEYEQDIMTTQISNDEPQVERQVDIGKRYDNDETGNEIIETVSPAEISQAGETTTDTEIS; encoded by the exons atgaatatattttgggTTGGCTCGACAGGGTCCGACCCTCTACTAGTTTCACACCCGTGCGACATaag AACGCCAAATCCCTACAGGAATGTCGTATCGacatatagaaatatagatGAAACGGCcatattgaaagaaataagTAAGAGTTATATTTTGATACCGAAGAAGCATTCAGTCTCCGAAAGCAACAATACTTATTCCATACCAGCTACTTCGAGTGTAACAAATTTATCCAATGATACTGATTGGAAAAGTAAATATGACATacttaatgaattaaaacaaaacgataaagatgaatatattaagaaacacCGAGATGCACCACAAACTTTAAGCCTGTCAGAAagattatatgataaatacgACTTTCCGGAAAAAgacaataattcaaataaacaggTCAACATAAACGAACCACACTCCGAACAAATAAATGCTTTGAATAATGAAGATCAACCGCGTAAAACTAATGAATATCAACcgcaacaaataaataaatatacatgtaacGAAACGTTTGATGCTAAAAATCATTCCCTGGAAGATGAAAAGGGTCATGTTGCAAGTAAAGATAcagatttacataaaaaaattggtaatGATACTACACAAGATACTGGAAAGTTGATGTCTGAACTAGACGTTGtagttaataatgaaaattcacTGTTGAAACTAGATAATCAGTTTTTCGATACAGACCATGATAAAACAAATGAGTTAGAAAATAATGACATAAATGATGAATTAAATCAAAGCAATCaagatattcaatttaaaaagaaagaaaatgatATCCTCGATAACTTTGCCGAATCTGTAAATCAGAAAAGCAAAgatttagaaacaaaaatttcatacGACAATAAGGATGAATACACTGATTTAAACGATCAAAGTCGTAAAGATATTTGTCAACCTATATCTACTCCTGATAAAAAGcagcatgaaataaatattttaacattacaaaacTCCGATTcaaatgataacaaaaaagataaatttgaaagtaCAGAGCGGATAGAAGAAAATGTTGAAAACGTAATTAAAACTCAAGACATTAAAAAAGACGATAACAATTTGGAAATTGTCGAAACTTCCAAAGGTTTCGAAGAATCCATTTTAATCGGTTCAAGTGAGCAATTTCAAACGAATGTCGAAACAACTGATCTTCTTAAAGATACAAACGAGAATGATACAtctcaaataaaagaatatgaGGATGaacagaaaaatatgttttattcagaCAACCCCAATGAAAACTATGCATATAATGAAGAGTTAGGAGGAAACGCTACTGAAAATGAGAATTATGAAAACAACGAACAATACTCTTATTACGAGGCCGTTAAAGATCAGGCCAACTATGGCacagaaataaatgaacatttagaATCAACGGAGCGTTACGATCCTAATTATGAGCAACAATATGAAAACCAATATGATGGCAATCCTACACAATaccaaaatgaaaattatgaacaggtatattataatgtagaaGAGCAAAATCAGGATTATCAACAAgaacaatatcaaaattacGACCCACAAAACTATGAACAGCCATATCATCAATCAGATAATCCTGTTGCTCAGCCACAATATGATAATGTATATGATAATCATACTGTAGAACAAGAAAATCCAAACATTGAATATGAACAAGATATTATGACCACCCAAATATCAAATGATGAACCTCAAGTGGAAAGACAGGTAGATATTGGAAAAAGATATGATAATGATGAAACAGGAAACGAAATTATAGAAACTGTATCGCCAGCAGAAATTTCTCAAGCAGGAGAAACAACAACTGATACAGAAATATCATAA